A window of Brevinema andersonii genomic DNA:
AATTTCTTGACAAACACCTTGAAAGGCTTGATAACGAATCTATTCCTCTTTCCAGCATCAGTGAAACAAGCCGTTCTACTTTTTTTGCTGATGATGTCGAATCATTCGAGCACTTTAAAGAAGATTTTTCTAAAGCCGTTAAAAAAATCGTGCTTATTGCCGTTATTTTTATTACATTTGGTATCGCTTCATGGACATTTATAGCACAACCAGTCCGCGTTGAAAATTTATATAAAAAAGGTTTGTTAGCTGTCCAAGAAACTCGTTTTACGGAAGGCGAGAGTTTGTTTAATCAGGCCCAGCAGACAGCAGGAAAACCCAGTCTTAAATGGAATTTAAAATTTGCATCAGTCTATGCAGCCAAAAATATGATTCAGCTTGCCGAAATAAAATATAAAAATGCACTCATCATCGAGCCCAAAAATATTGCCGCCGCCAAACAAGCCGCTGATTTCTATACAAATTTGACACCTCCTGATTTTTCAGCAGCTATCAATATTTTCAATAAGTTGAGTTCTATATACCCTAACAATTTCGAAGTCTGGGATTATTATGGTGGGTTATACATGGCAAAAGCCGAAGCTATCAGAAATGATCAAGCCATTCAAACAGAAATATATTATCAAGCCGCAGATATTTACAAAAATTTCATTCTCAACAACTTAAAAAATATTGCACCTTACTATCGTATGATCGATATCTACATAAAAACTGATAACATTCAAAAAGTAAAAGAAATTTATAATATTGTTGAACAGCTACATCCTAAATTTCTCAACCTTGATGTTCTCACAAAACTGTTGGCATATTATATAGACCGGCGAGAGCTAGCTGATGCTGAAAAGATTTTCCGACTTGTTATACCATTTGTCGATAGGAATATTCAAAAAATGCCTGCATTCCAAAAATCGTTGCAGCAGCATTACAATATCCCACCAAACAAAGTTTCCAACATTCTCAGCGATACGTATTATGAGTTTGCGCGTTACAATATTCTCTCTTCAGATATTCCAAAAGCAACAAAATTATTAACTAACTCAATCAAATTAAATGTCAAGAACGCAAAAAGTTATAATTTGTTAGGCGAAGCAGTTCTTATAACTCCGTCAATTCCCGACCGTTTGACACAAGCTAAAAATTTATTTGATCAAGCATTGTCTATAGAACCCTTAAGCTACCGGCCCCATATAAATTTAGGTCATTTATACTTTTATTGGGATAAAGAATCAGGAAATTCATCCCAGTCGTTAAATACAGCTTTATTCCATTACAGGACAGCAAAAGCCCTTATGCCTGTAAAAGTAAAAGATTTTCTGCTTAACTATAACCTTGGCTGGCTGGAATATTACAATAAAAATTTCCAAGATACCCTAACGCTTTGGAGCGATATTTATAAAGAAGAACCTGGCAATCCTACTTTGAGTTACGCATTAGGAAGTGTGTTGTACCAGGTCAATAATCCACGTTTGTCGCAAGTGGAATTTCAAAAAGCAGCCAATACTTACCAAAATTTGATGCAGAACATTCTTGTACCTGAATTGAACAATAAAAGACATGTAGAAATTTATACACAGTATGCTAAAGCACGAAACAATTTAGGTGTTATCAATGTGAACTATGCAAAAGCCAATCAAGCACGAGCACTTTTCTTCGAGAAAGAAGCTTTATTGAATTTTTATGCAGCTAAAGATGCTGCTGATCGAATAAATATTATTTACAATTATGTGGAATATAATATTTTGGTTTTATCTCACCAAAATATTAGAAATCGTACAGTAGAATTTGACAACGAAATCCCTAAAAATACAACACTTAACAATAAGAATAGTGAATTTAAATCTTTCCTACTTCAGGAGATATAATATTTTCCGAAAGATATCGCACCAAATATGCTGCTGCCGCTGCTGCTTGAGGAGCTTTTAAAATCCGTGTTCCTAGAGAAGAGAATATACACTCTATATTAGAAAAACTTTTAATTTCATTAGGCGAAAAACCGCCTTCAGGGCCAATAACAAATGCTGTATGCTCAAATATACTTGACTCAGGAAAGCCTAAAATTCTAGTATGAGTATGTTCCCAAAATACTATTTTTGTTGAAAATTGCATTAATTGCTGCAAAAAATAATCGAACATTTGCGATTCTTCAACAATACAAGAAAATAAGCCTCCTACTTTTTTAATAGCCTCATTAGCTATTTTTTGGCGTCTTTGTTGCTTTTTAACCCTATCTTTTGAATTAAATTTTGGTATCGAACGCTCACTATAAAAAGGGATAATCCTTTGAATACCAATCTCAGCCAGCATGCTAATCGATTGTTCCATAGCATCATTTTTAAGTTCAGCAATACAAGCTGAAACAGATAACGGAATCTCATTACCTTGATATTTCGCAATGACCCGCAGATTTCCAAAAGTATCAAGCATCTCTAATTCTGCAATTCCGCCCCTACCGTCTGCAGCTTCAAAAACACCTCCTGGACGCAACCTTAGAACTTTAATCATATGATGAACCTGATCAACAGAAGGCTGAAAAATGGATTGTTCATCCGGAATGTCCGAAAACATAAACCGTCTCATAGTAATTCCTTATCTGGCAGGAATAATTCTCCGCGATTTTTTCCGTACATTTCAAGAAAATTCGCTAATATGGCTTGAGCTGCATACCGATCGATATTTTGTTTCAATTTTTTACCCCTTTTTCCAGAAGCAATCAAATGAAGCCGGGTTTCTTTAGAAGATAATGTTTCATCTTGCCAGTAAATAGGAAAAGAAAATTCTTGCGCAAGCCGGCATCCAAATGAAACTACAAATGGCAAAAATGAATTTTCACCATCATGAACTGGCTTGCCTAAAACAAAACAATCAATACGATAAAAGGGGACGATTTTTTTGAGATAATTCCAAAAATTCTCATCATTGGGAACAACTTCAAAAGGAGATGCAATAATTCTCATATCGTCGGTCATTGCAAGACCAATGCGCTTTGTCCCAACATCCATAGCAAGAATCCTAGCCACTAATTGTATCCTGCATATGCTCTATAATATAATCTGCAACCTTCTCAATAGAATGGATACTACCTAAAGCATCACTTAATCTTTCCTGAGCATCTAGCATAACATATTCCCGCATCGTAGTCTGCATATTATGGATAAAATTAAGCTCTCGACAAAGATTTTCTTCGTTAACTTCAAACTGCAGCAATTCAGGGAAAATACGTTGCTGTAAAAAAACATTAGGCAAACCAATTAATGTTGAATCAGGAAGATCTTCGGATTTTCTAATCATCCAAAACGTAATAGGATTCACTTTATAAGCAATAATAGGATACATACCTGTCATCACTGTTTCAAGCGTAATCGTACCAGCGCCAACCAAACCATATTTGCAATGCGCCATCACTTCAAGGCTGGAATCATCTAAAATATGAACGGCATGTCTAAAATTTTGCTTTTTTAGCTCTTTTTCAATGCGTTGTCTTAGGCCCTGGTGAGCAATAGCCATTAAAAACTCAACAGTATGCTGATTATAAAAGCGTTTCGCCGTCCTTAAAAAAACAGGCAACAATGAATCAATCTCTTGTAAACGTGAACCTGGCATCAATGCTATATATTGTATATGGGAATTTAAGTTATGTTTTTGATAGAACTGCTTATTTGGAATAAAATTTTTTAATTTCGCAGACAAAGGATTTCCAAAGTAAAATGCCTTATCTGTATACTGCTTATAAATAGCTACATCAGGATGCATATAACAAAAAAGCGCATCACATAAACTAGCCACCACAGGAGCAGTTTTTTTGCCCCACATTGACACACGAGGAGGTATAAAGAAAAATATTTTCACAGAAGAACCTAAAGCCTTTCGTATTTTCTTAGCAGCCAAAATATTAAAAACTTCATGATCAACAAGAACAATATTCTTAATATGATGCTTTTTTACATAGGGAACAATCTTACGTAACATTTTCCACTGTTTGAAAAGAAAACGGCCAGCTTCCAAAATACCGACAGCAGAAAACAACGTATTATCTTCATAAAGAGGCATCAAACCTTGTTTTAACATGTGCTGTCCGCCATATCCTACAAACTGGACTTGTTTTTTTTGAGAAATATCAGACATCAATTGTGCGGCAAACATATCCCCTGAAACTTCGCCAGCAATAATAAAAATTTTACCCATAATAAGCCTTACTGATGAAAATCCAATGAATTTTTTGCTGTACGTCCTTCACCAAACTCAGAAATACCACGCTTAGACTGCGCTAAAAATTCCAAGGTGATCCGAACCATTCTATTATCTTGCCAATCAGGATAATGAGCAACAATAGCATCACGTGCACCATTTAAGGAATTAAATTCTTTAAAAATACGAAAAATATTTTTCGCTGTCTCACGTTCCTGGATCGAAAAGCCTGCTCTACGCAAGCCAACCGAATTAATACCAGAAATCAATCCGTAATAACTCGATACTAGCATAAAAGGAGGAATATCACGTCCGATACGAGATCCTCCGGAAATCATAACATTAGCACCAATTCGTACGCCTTGGTGCACCAAAACATTACCAGAAATAAAGGCATAATCATAGACAACGCAGGATCCTGCAAGAAGCACCCCGTTTGCCAGAATAACATGACCTTTGAGAACAACATTATGTGCTATATGCGCATTAACCATAAGCAAACAGTGGTCACCAATTATTGTATTTTTTGAAATATCAGCATTATCATAGCAAACAGGAGCATGGATTGTGACACCTTCACGGATAATATTATGATCACCGATTATTATTTTACCGTCCGAACCATTATAAGAAAAATCTTGCGGAGCCGCTCCCAGACATGAACCAGAAAAAATCTCATTAGAAATCCCTACAGATAAAGGACCTTTGATATAAACATGAGGATGAATAATAGTATTATCTCCAATGCTTACATCACCTTCTATAACAACATAAGGACCTATTTTGACGTTATCTCCTAAAACCGTATTTTTTGAAATAATCGCCGTCGGATGAACATTTGACATATTAATCCTCTTTTTTAATGAGACAGCCGTTTTTCTAGTTCTTGTAAGCACATTTTTTCTACCAAAGCAAACCGTTTATGATTTTCTTCACTGGTCTCCATAATAGTACGATGAGCTTCCAAAAGAAGACGAATATCTGATATTGTATTTTCAAGTTTTTTATTAATCTCATGTCCGCAAGAGGAACAATCCAATTCTTCAGAAAATAACGACGGAATAAAAGTCTCCAATCCCATCAATTCAAAAATATCAGTAATTTTTTTATCAGGATTCAAAAGAAATACAGAATTTTCTTTTAGACTGAACTTTTTCTTAATTGACAAAATAATCCCAATAAACGAACTATCCATATAACATGCTTCATGAGATTCAAAAAATACTCGTTCTATTTTATTACAACGAAAAAATTCTGTCAAATGTGAATCTAATTCCGGACAGTATTCTGCTGTCGCACGGCCAACTACCTGAACAATAAGATTCGATCCCTGAATTCCTAAGTTTATATGAGTATTTACCATATACACCTCAAATAACAAAAAAACAACATAAATATACTCCTATTAGAGTATATTTATGTTGTTTTCGTTCCATATTTTTACCTTAACATCATTGCATATGGTTCAGGATCAGTACGATTATTACCAATCCATACTTCATAATGAAGATGATAACCTGTAACGCGACCTGTTGCCCCAACATAGCCAATAACTTGACCTTGTTTTACACGAACTCCTTGATATACCTGCGCCGCAAAACCTTGCATATGGCCGTATCTTGTTTTAAATCCATAACGATGTTCTATTTCCAATAAATTCCCATATCCTCCAAAAACACCTCGCTTGGTTACAACACCATCAGCAGCCGCGTAAATAGGAGTACCGGGAAGTGTTGCAAAATCCATACCTTCATGACCCTCAAAACCGCGTCCATCAAAAGGATTACGACGCACACCAAAACGTGAAGTAATGCGAGCGCGTGTAGCTACAGGATATTTTGAAGGAATTTCACGTAAAAGTCGTTCATATTCCTGCATAAAATTACCGACACGAAATATTTTTTCTTTAGTTACATCTAATTCTTTTTGCAATCTTTGAAGTTGAACAATTTCACGTGGAGTATCTGATGTGTTTTGAACAGACAACTCAGGATCATTAAGGCTTATTGAATCGATATTATCTTTGGAAGAATTAATAATAGAATTAACTTCTAAACGAAATTGAGAAAAATATTCGGAAAGAGAATCAACTGTTTGAGAAACGTTACCAATTTTTTTTTCAAGCGCACTATTTTCAACTACTAAACGGACTTGATTACGAGCACTTTGCTGATGATTAGCAATAACATACATCGTAGAAAGCATCACAACTGTAAAAACAATCCCCAAAAAAAACATAATATAATTAGATATTTGTAAGTTCCATGTAGATTTACCAGTATGCGGCACTACAATAATACTGAGACGTCTTATACCCATATCATGAATTTGTTTCTTTATACTAATAAAAAAACGTTTTATACGCAGCCAAAGGTTCTTACGAACTTGCTGCTCATCGAAAAAACGAAGATCTTGAGAGAGAATATAATTAGAAGATTCTTTCTTTTTAAAAATCATCTTTCTTCCTCTTAACGATATAAAATAATTTTATATACCTATTATACAAATCATATACTCTTTTTGTCTATTTGTCAAGGTATTTTCCAGCTTTTTAAGTATGAATCATTTTCTGAAAACAGTCAAATTACCGCAAACTTGCTTTTTAGCAAAAATAATGCTATAATTAAATATAGGAAATATTATGTTTATCGACAGCCACACCCATTTGGATTTAACTTTAAAACAAACTTCTTTCAATCTATCGGAACTGTTACCTGACAGTTTAGATTTTGTTATACAAATTTCACTTAGTCCATTTGATTTCATAGAAAATCAGTCTCTTTTTTCTGGTCAGAAAAACATCTATTATGCTACAGGAATTTATCCGGATAACACAACACAAGCTGATTTCAATGAGAAAATCTGGCTGAACACGCTTCGAGAAATACTGCTTTCTTTCCCACACGTGGCGCTAGGAGAAGCAGGAATTGATTTCAAATATGAAAAATATGGTTCTCGAGAAGCTCAAGAATCACTTTTTCGTGGACAGTTAATCCTTGCTGAGGAACTCAATCTGCCACTAATCATCCATTCCCGTGAAACTTTTGAAGAATGTTTTGAAATTTTGAAAGAATTCCCAAAAATCAAAGTATTAATTCATTGTTTCAGCTATGGACCTCGAGAAGCCGAAAAACTGCTTGAAAATGGACATTATCTTTCTTTCTCAGGAAATCTAACATTCAAAAATGCAGCAACAATCCGCGAAGCAGCTATGCTATGTCCTCCAGATAGAATTTTCTTTGAAACTGACTGTCCTTATCTGACTCCCGAACCTTTTCGTGGACAACCCAATATTCCTGCTAATGTTGCTTTAGTATACCAAAAATTTGCAGAAATGCACAAGTTAGAGCTTTCAGATTTAATCTGGCAGATTCGACAGAATGCTGAAACTTTTTTCGGCATCAAAGCGAAATAAGCATTCCTTCACGGCAAAAAAACAAATTTTTAAAATGTTTTTGAGCTTCTTTTTCCATAGCAAAAATCTGAGCATCAGTACGTTCAGGATCATGATGGGTAAGACCGAGATATTTGACATTCGCTCGTTTTGCCACCTCAATGCTCTGCGACCACGATGAATGTCCCCAGCCAATATGATGTTCGAGTTCTTGGTCCGTATACTGGGCATCGTGAATCATAAAGTCAGCATTACGAGAAATATGAACAATCCTTTCATCCAGCTGCGATGGATAATGTTCGGTATCTGTATTCAGCACAAAAATCTTGCCATCAGCTTCTACACGGTAGCTGTAGGCACCTCCGGGATGAAGATGCCCTTTTGCTTCAAGAAAAATACCTTTACTGAGCTCGAAGCGTTGTTCCTCTAGTTCTATAAATGTAATACGTGCTGGCAGCTGCGAAAAACGCACTGGGCAATAATCAAAATCCATTTCGGCAATAATCAATTCTTCAAGGCTTCGGTTGGTTTTAATGGGTCCGTAAACAATAATTTCAGTTTGAGCCCTAAATGCTGGAGGAAAAAACGGAAACCCATAAATATGATCCCAATGAGTATGTGTCAAAAATAAATGTAGTTTAGGCATTTTTTTGCCGTGAAATTCTTTCAGAAGTGCCTTGCCCAGAGGAATAATACCGGTTCTGGCATCGAAAATCATAATAGTACCGTCATCCAAGCGAGCTTCAATACAAGTTGTTTGTCCCCCGACTTCCATTTTATCTTTTTCGGGAGTGGGTAATGACCCCCTAACTCCCCAGAGACGAATTTTCATACTGCCTCCCATTTTCACTGCTTATTAATAATTTAAAATCAAAACATATGGTTCATTATCGATAGCGGAAACTTTCATATCTTTACCAAATGCCCCAAGTTGAATTCTGCCAGGAAGTTCAGCCTCAAGAAGAGCACCAAAGCGGTCAAAAAGCTTGCGAGCTTCGGCAGCAGGCATCGATTTCCCAAATGACGGACGATTTCCTTTTTTGTCTATGCTGATAATATAAACTGACTTATAGACAAGAGACTTCTACCATGCTCTCGGATAGAAATTTCTCCCAAATCAGAATCAAAAATCCGAAGTTTTATAATTTTATCAGTGGCATACTGGCATTCTGATGGAGTGTCAGACCTTTAAACCCCGTGTAAAGCAACAACCCCGCATTTATTTCCCCGATCAAAGCACCATCAACACGTGCATTGACTGACAATACATACCTTACCACCACGATCATATCAACGTATCTTTAGCGAAGCCAATGCCAGCAAAGCAAAAAATATCCCTAAAATCCAAAACCGTACAACTACTTGATTTTCCTTCCAGCCAGAGAGCTCAAAATGATGGTGAATGGGAGCCATTTTGAAGACGCGTTTTTTGCAGCACTTGTAAGAAATAACTTGTATCATCACTGAGAGCGTCTCCAAAACAAACATAAACCCGGCAATTGGAAGGAGAAGCTCCTGTTTAAGCATAATAGCAACTACTGCCGCACACGCTCCCATGGGCAACGAACCTGTGTCCCCCATAAACACATCGGCAGGATAAATATTGTACCACAAAAATCCAGCCATCCCACCCAAAACAGCAGCCACAAACACACTGAGCTCGCCAGCACCTTGAATATAAGGTAAAAGAAGGTAATGAGCAGAAACAGAGTTGCCCATAAGGTAGGCAAATACGCCGAACGGCAGGAAAAGAGCAATCCCCATACCAGTAGCGAGACCGTCAAGACCATCAGTAAGATTAGCTGCATTAGAGGTACCGACAATAATCAGGACATAAAATAAAAAGGCCAATAGCAATGGTATATACCATAATACTTTAGCATAATAAGGGACAAACTGGGCTTGAAAGAGCTGGGATTTGTAGGGAACAAAAATATTTGTTTTCTGATTATGAGTGGTACCTGAAACGAACTCTTTTCTCTCGACGAAAATATTAACAGCATTACCGCTGTCATAAAGCACGCTGCCGGAAAAAACTTCTTGATCTTCGCCTTTGCCGGACCATGCGGGAAACGAAAAAATAGCAAGGTTAGAAACAGCTCCGAGCTCGACATTATAGATACCAGCATAAAAGGACAACTGATTTTTTTTCTCGAAAGAAGGCAAAAGCAGGTTCCACTCCCAATCATGGTTTACAGAAACATTTGTAGCAGCAAGCACCGATCCGTCTTGTGATCTCAACGTCAAATCGATGGTATCAACAGTTGAATGATAAGAACGCATGTGATAAATCAACACCAGCAGCACAAAAGCTGATATCCCTTGCCAAAACAGCTTGCCAGAATACGACAAACCTTTAGTATTACTGCACTTAATTTTTGCAAAGTCATCAACGAAACCAATTACCCCAAACAAAATAAGCGATAAACATGCGATCAGTACAAAAGGATTCCATGCCGCCCAAAGCAGTGCCGAAATCAGGACAGATCCCCACATAAAAATACCACCCATAGTAGGAGTTCCCGTTTTAACAAGATGAGCATAAGGACCATCATCTCGGACTTGCTGGCCAAACCGCATTTCAGCAAGGTAATTAATGGCAGGGCGCCCAATGGTCAATGCTAATAAAAAAGCCGTTACTGCCGCCATGATACCGCGAAACGTCAAATAACGGAAAATATTAATATGTTCAGCTAAAAATTCGTAGAACATGGATCCCCCACAACCTCAAAATGCTTTAAAATTGACTATATATGTTAAATATTATATAATAATATGAAATAAAAATAAAGGAAATAACAATGATTTTTTCCCAGTTTTCAAACAAAATCAACATGACACATCCTCAAGCAAGAAAAGATTTCGCCAAAGATGATTCTAAACTAATTGATTTATCAATAATGGAGCCGGATTTATCTCCTCCCTATCAGTTATTAGAAGCAATAGAGAGGAATCCGCGAAATATAGAAATTTTCCGCTATCATCCGACGAAAGGAATACCAGAATTATGTGCGTTGCTGGCGGATGAGTATAAACAGAAAAAAATCCCTGTAACTGGTGAAAACATTGCTATTACTTCGGGGGCTCGGGGAGCTGTTATGTCAACAATGCAGGCTATTCTAAACCCAAACGATGAAGTTATCATTTTTGCTCCATATTGGGTCGGCTATGTTGGAGAAACACAGTTAATGGGAGCAGTACCAAAAATTATTAAACTAGACGAAGAAGATTCTTTTTTACCGGACATTGAAGTGCTGAAACAGAATATAAATTCGCGGACAAAAATGATTATCATCAACAACCCTCACAATCCGACTGGAGCTGTTTGGAACAGAGAAATATTAATGCAGATTATCGAACTGGCGCAGGAAAAAAATATTTTTATTGTCAGTGACGAAATTTTTACGGCTGAAGTATTCGAAGGCAAATTTACATCTCTTGCCGAACTTATTCCCAAACTCGAAAATTGTGCTATTGTGCGGTCTTTTTCGAAAAGCCTTGCTATTCCAGGGATGCGGATTGGTTGGATGCTGGCTCACCAGTCATTAATTGAAAAAATTGCACTTATTCAGCGATGTACGATTGGCGGCGTCAATACTCTGACACAATATTCGGTAATTGAAGCTTGGGAACCTATCCAGCAGTGGCTTACAAAAACTTTGGTAGAGATCGACAGGGAACGGCGTGATACTTTGATGAAAGCTTTATCTGAACAGCATGGATTTCGGACGATGATGCCTGTGGCAGGTATGAGCTGTTTTACTAATATAAAATATTATTTGGGCAATGAAGTTGGAGGGGAAGTACCGCAAACTTCATCAGAATTTTGCGATATTGTGTTTCGGAAAGCTGGAGTTTTACTTTCAGACGGAGGATCAATGTTTGGTATTGAAGGATTTGTAAGATTTTGTTTTACAAAAGAGCCGGCAATTTTAACAGAAGCTGTTAAAAAGATTGCCGCTATCCTTGAGAAATAAAATTTTAAAAATCTTTCCCATCGTAGGAATGAAACGCATAAACATTCTCAGGAACATTTTCACCGTAACACAAATAATAAAGATGTTCAAAACTATAAACAATCAATTCACGGACTTCGGAAAAATCTTGAGTTATGGGTTGTAGATGATCATGTTCAAAAGTGGCTGATAGATTTCGAAGTTTAGAAACATTATCAGACAAATATTGTAACTCGGAGAGGACTGGTTCTATAGGAAATGGTTTTATTTCCGAAAGAGTTATAGGATTAGATTCAGTTAGAGTTTCTAGAATATTTTTGCCAACAGCATAAGCTTTTCTAATGGATAAATCCGCATCTTTTAATTCTTCCATAATAGCATCACCGATATTTGTACTTTTTTCAGCAAAATCTTTAACTCTGTCGGAAACAGATAAAAACGCTCTGCCTGATTCACCAGACCGAGCCGCTTCGATCGAAATATTCAACGCCAGTATACCAGCTTGAAAACCATTATCTGCAGAAGCCTTGGCTAAAGAGACAGAACGCTCTGCACGTGTGAATAAACGAGATAATAACTTTTGAATATAAATAATTTTTTCACGTGTATCAGTATCTCCAGCAAGATCTTGAGTAATAGTTGGTTTCTCATGATCTACGCTTTGCAGTAAAGTGTTTTTAATACCTCCGATTTGAGTAGACAAAGAAGCTATATAATTATTCAACTCATGAGCCTTTTCATAAAAAATAGAACTAATATGGGAATTAGAATCTGCAGGCTGGTCCATCAGCTTAAGCTCTTTCCACATATCGTCAAGAACGCCAGCAATTTCGCTGATTAAATTTTTACGTAGAGAAAAACCGATAAACAAGCTGAAAACTAAAAAAATTAAAAACAAACCTGAACTGATAGGCAAAAACACGCGAGACAAAGTTGCAGAAAAAGACGAATCAATAGCTGATGTAGCCATTCGTTTGAGCAAGATAATTTGATCACTGAGATTTTGATATTTTTGGATTAAAACAGGAGAATTTTTTTCATTGAAGGCTTCTTTATAAAATTCTTCGCCTAAAGCACCCAACAGCACAACTTCAGCTTTGGAATTAGGCATAGACTTGATATAATTTTGAGATACGGTTTCCATCCATGAATTCAAAAGCGTTTGAGGAAAATTTGGTTTTGCATTCTGGGTGTTCTGTGTGCTGAAATATAAAATTGACGTAGCCTCTGCATCAATTTCCGACAATATACTAACCTGTTCTCGGATAAAATTATCTTTTTTCTCGAGCATCAAATAATAAACAAACACAGATGTATTTAGCAAAAAGAAAAAACTCCACAAAGCAGCAATTCGAGCAACAGCCTTGTTGACGTTGGAACCGATACTTTCTTGAGCCATAAAATATTTCTCCTGTCTGTAAACTTTTAATTGTATCGGCATTTTATCGATATTTATTAAGCTATCAGACAATAAAAATCAAAAGTTCATGCTGCCACACCCCAAAGTATAGTAAAGCTTTTTAAGACAAAAATACAAAATAGCTGTCAGTTTATCAGCTGTGGAACGTATTTTCAAATAATTTTTCCAAGAAAAAGACGGCAGTAGCAAAGGACAATAAATAAAAAATGAAAATAACTGAAAAATATTAAGACTACGAAAAGACGTATCATTCAAGAGATGAGAAAAATTAGTAAGAATAAGTTTTTCTTTTTTAAAAGCAGAATTCTTAAAAGAAACTAAATACGCTTGATAAAAAATTCTGGTCATTTCCAATAGCTCATTAAACGTACAGAAAGTCACACAAGCATAAAAAATATAACTATATTTTTCTGGGATATCGATACCTAAATAATTTTTCATACCTAGGATTACTATTAATCCCGTTCTTTTTCTATTGTTTTCAAGCTGGAGTACAGAAGCTTGTGCTTTTATGAAGACGGTATCTGACTAAAACTTCAGGAATAGAACAGACATCAGTAAACTCCATAGCTCTATTCCATAATTCGAAATCTTCGGAACCGAAATAAGATTCGTCATAACGGAAGCTAAACTCTTTAAAAATCGAAAGCCTAATCATCACTGTAGGATGAGCCAACGCACATCCAAACAACAATATTGTTTTTGTGTCCGCAACATCAGGAAAATAATTCCAAACATTGGATTTGCTATCTTCAAACGTTTCTACCGGTTCCATATATCCTGATGCTTGGATGCTTCTCCATAAACACAACTTGCTTTTCAAAACGCTAGGGTAATGAAATATCATCTGCATCCATAAGCTCAACATACATTCCCTGGGTATGATCCAACACCATATTAAGAGCAGCGCTGATTCCTTTTTAAGTGCCTTGAAAAATTTTTACCCGCAGATTATTGTAAG
This region includes:
- the lpxA gene encoding acyl-ACP--UDP-N-acetylglucosamine O-acyltransferase, which produces MSNVHPTAIISKNTVLGDNVKIGPYVVIEGDVSIGDNTIIHPHVYIKGPLSVGISNEIFSGSCLGAAPQDFSYNGSDGKIIIGDHNIIREGVTIHAPVCYDNADISKNTIIGDHCLLMVNAHIAHNVVLKGHVILANGVLLAGSCVVYDYAFISGNVLVHQGVRIGANVMISGGSRIGRDIPPFMLVSSYYGLISGINSVGLRRAGFSIQERETAKNIFRIFKEFNSLNGARDAIVAHYPDWQDNRMVRITLEFLAQSKRGISEFGEGRTAKNSLDFHQ
- a CDS encoding TatD family hydrolase, translating into MFIDSHTHLDLTLKQTSFNLSELLPDSLDFVIQISLSPFDFIENQSLFSGQKNIYYATGIYPDNTTQADFNEKIWLNTLREILLSFPHVALGEAGIDFKYEKYGSREAQESLFRGQLILAEELNLPLIIHSRETFEECFEILKEFPKIKVLIHCFSYGPREAEKLLENGHYLSFSGNLTFKNAATIREAAMLCPPDRIFFETDCPYLTPEPFRGQPNIPANVALVYQKFAEMHKLELSDLIWQIRQNAETFFGIKAK
- a CDS encoding MBL fold metallo-hydrolase → MKIRLWGVRGSLPTPEKDKMEVGGQTTCIEARLDDGTIMIFDARTGIIPLGKALLKEFHGKKMPKLHLFLTHTHWDHIYGFPFFPPAFRAQTEIIVYGPIKTNRSLEELIIAEMDFDYCPVRFSQLPARITFIELEEQRFELSKGIFLEAKGHLHPGGAYSYRVEADGKIFVLNTDTEHYPSQLDERIVHISRNADFMIHDAQYTDQELEHHIGWGHSSWSQSIEVAKRANVKYLGLTHHDPERTDAQIFAMEKEAQKHFKNLFFCREGMLISL
- a CDS encoding STAS domain-containing protein; this encodes MVNTHINLGIQGSNLIVQVVGRATAEYCPELDSHLTEFFRCNKIERVFFESHEACYMDSSFIGIILSIKKKFSLKENSVFLLNPDKKITDIFELMGLETFIPSLFSEELDCSSCGHEINKKLENTISDIRLLLEAHRTIMETSEENHKRFALVEKMCLQELEKRLSH
- a CDS encoding D-aminoacyl-tRNA deacylase — encoded protein: MISIDKKGNRPSFGKSMPAAEARKLFDRFGALLEAELPGRIQLGAFGKDMKVSAIDNEPYVLILNY
- a CDS encoding D-aminoacyl-tRNA deacylase — encoded protein: MIVVVRYVLSVNARVDGALIGEINAGLLLYTGFKGLTLHQNASMPLIKL
- a CDS encoding M23 family metallopeptidase — its product is MIFKKKESSNYILSQDLRFFDEQQVRKNLWLRIKRFFISIKKQIHDMGIRRLSIIVVPHTGKSTWNLQISNYIMFFLGIVFTVVMLSTMYVIANHQQSARNQVRLVVENSALEKKIGNVSQTVDSLSEYFSQFRLEVNSIINSSKDNIDSISLNDPELSVQNTSDTPREIVQLQRLQKELDVTKEKIFRVGNFMQEYERLLREIPSKYPVATRARITSRFGVRRNPFDGRGFEGHEGMDFATLPGTPIYAAADGVVTKRGVFGGYGNLLEIEHRYGFKTRYGHMQGFAAQVYQGVRVKQGQVIGYVGATGRVTGYHLHYEVWIGNNRTDPEPYAMMLR